Below is a genomic region from Alphaproteobacteria bacterium.
CGACCATCGAGCGCGGCGCCGCCGAGCCGCCGATGGTGACGATCCGAAGATGCTTCGGCATCTCGCCGGTCTTGTCGATATGCTGGAACATGGAGAGCCAGACCGTCGGGACTCCCGCGCTGTGGGTCACCTTCTCCTCGTTCATCAGGCGGCAGAGCAAGACCGGATCATTGACCGCCGCGTAGACCATCTTGATCCCGGCCATCGCTCCGGAGAAGGGAAGACCCCAGGCCGCGGCGTGGAACATCGGCACGATCGGCAGCGCCACCGTGCTCGGCGAAAGATCGAAGCAGGACGGCGCGACCTCGGCCATGGCGTGGATCACCGAGGAGCGATGCTCGTAGAGAACGCCCTTGGGATTGCCGGTCGTCCCCGAGGTATAGCAGAGCATGCAGGGCTCGCGCTCCGAGCCCTCGACCCAGGAATAATCGCCGTCCTCGGCGTCGAGCAGGGCCTGGAACGCGCCGTCGTCGAAGCAGACGTAATGGTCGATGGAGGTCCACTGGTCCTTGAGGCGGTCGACGATCGGCTGGAACAATTTGTCGTAGAAGAGGACCTTATCCTCGGCATGGTTGGCGATGTAGACGAGCTGCTCGTCGAACAGGCGCGGATTGATCGTGTGGATGACGCCGCCCATGCCGATCGCGCCGTACCAGGCGATCAGGTGATAATGGTGGTTCATGGCCAAGGTGCCGACCCGGTCGCCGCGCTTCAGGCCCATCTTCTCAAGCGCTTGCGCGAGCTTCCTCGAATCGCGTGCGATGCCGGCCCAGCTGGTGCGCTCGACCCTGCCGTCGGCCCAGCCGGTGACGATTTCGCGAGCGCCGTGCTCGCGCTCGGCATGGTCGATGAGCCGCGGCACGCGCAGCTCGAAATCCTGCATCCCGCCCAGCATTCGAACTCTCCCGCTCCGTCTATGCGCGGGAGTCTATTCGCTTACGAAACGAGCGCAAGCCTGGGCGCCTCGGCGACCGACAGGCGCACGGCGCGGATCCCGCCGACGCGTTCGATTCGCGCGGCCAGCTCGGCGTCGACCTTATAGTCCCGGCCGAGCACCATTTCCGCCTCGCCGCCGCTCCACGCCGCGCGGCAGGTGAGCTGGCCGTTGCCGCCGCGCTCCGCAAGGACGATCGCTGCCAGTTCGCCGAGCGCGGCCGGATCGTCGACCTCGACCTCGAGCTGGAGGCGAGTCCGGCGCGACAGCCCCTCGAAGCCCTGAAGCGAGCGGATGGCGAGGCGCGGCGTCTCCTCGCCCGGGCGCCGGTCGAGCTCGACGCTGAGCAGGGCGCACTGGCCGTCCTTGGCGAAAGCGGCGACCTGATCGGCCACGGCGTCGTCGAAGATCGTCGCTTCGAACTGACCGGAGGAATCGGACAAGGTGGCGATCATGTAGCGGCGGCCCTTGGCCGAGGTTCGCCAGCGCACGTCCTCGATCATTCCGGCCATCACCGCGCCTGTCCGGCCGCCGTCGGCGGGAGCGGCGAGCGCCGAAAGGTCGCCGAAGCGGCGCGCGCCGTGGGCGGCCGCGAGGTGGCGGTAATTGTCGACCGGGTGGGCGGAGAAATAGAAGCCGAAGGCCTCCTTCTCGGCGGCCATCCGCTGGGCGAGAGTCCAGTTCTCCGCCGCGGGCATTCGGATAGGGACGACATTGGCGGCGCCCTCGCCGAACAGACCGCCCTGCCCGCTGACCCGCGCATCGGCCGCGCTCGATGCCGCGGAGAGGATCGTCTCGGCCGCGCCGAACGCCGCCCAGCGCTCGGCGATCCCGTCGAACGCGCCGGCGGCGGCGAGGCTTTCGAGCTGGCGGCGGTTGAGCTGCCGCGGATCGATCCGGGCGGCGAAATCGTCGAGCGTCCGGAAGGCGCCTCCGCGATCGCGCTCCTCGACCAGCACCTCCATCGCCTTCTCCCCGACCCCCTTGAGCGCGCCCAGGGCGTAGCGCACCGCGTGGCCCTCGCCGTGGGGCTCGACCGAAAAGTCGGCTTCGCTGGCGTTGATCGAGGGGGGCAGGATCGAGTCTCCGCGCCGGCGCATGTCGTCGACGAAGATCGCCAGCTTGTCGGTGAGGTGGATGTCGAAAGCCATCGAGGCGGCGTAGAATTCGACCGGGTAATGGGCCTTGAGCCACGCCGTCTGGTAGGCGACCAGCGCGTAGGCGGCGGCGTGGCTCTTGTTGAAGCCGTAGCCGGCGAACTTGTCGATCAGGTCGAACAGCTCGTTGGCCTTCGGCCGGGCGATGGCATTGACCGCGCAGCCGGTGATGAAGCGCTCGCGCTGCGCGTCCATCTCCGACTTGATCTTCTTGCCCATGGCGCGGCGCAGCAGGTCCGCCTCGCCGAGGCTGTAGCCGGCAAGCACCTTGGCCGCCTCCATCACCTGCTCCTGGTAGACGAAGATGCCGTAGGTTTCCTTGAGCACGTCTTCGAGCAAAGGGTGCGGATATTCGATTCGCGCGCGGCCGTTCTTGCGGTCGCCGAACATCGGGATATTGTCCATCGGGCCCGGCCGGTAGAGCGAGACGAGCGCGATGATGTCGCCGAAATTGGACGGGCGGACGGCCGCCAGCGTTCGGCGCATGCCTTCCGATTCGAGCTGGAACACGCCGACCGTGTCGCCCTTCTGGAGCAGCGCGTAGACGTCCGGATCGTCCCACGGCATCAGCCGGTCGAGATCGACCTCGACTCCGCGCCTGGCGAGCAAAGCGACTGCCTTGCGCAGCACGGAGAGCGTCTTGAGGCCGAGGAAGTCGAACTTCACCAGCCCCGCGGCCTCGACATATTTCATGTCGAACTGGGTCACCGGCATGTCCGAGCGCGGATCGCGGTAGAGCGGCACGAGCGCGTCGAGGCGGCGGTCGCCGATGACGACGCCCGCGGCGTGGGTCGAGGCGTGGCGGGGAAGGCCCTCGAGCTTCATCGCCAGATCGAACAGGCGGCGGACCTGGGCGTCGTTGCGATATTCGGCGGCGAGCTCGGTGACGCCGTTGAGCGCCCGCTCCAAGGTCCAGGGATCGGTCGGATGGTTGGGGATGAGCTTGGCCAGCCGGTCGACCTGGCCGTAGGGCATTTGCAGGACGCGGCCGGTATCCTTGAGCACCGCGCGCGCCTTCAATTTCCCGAAGGTGATGATCTGGGCGACCTTGTCCGACCCGTAGCGCTCCTGGACGTAGCGGATCACCTCGCCGCGCCGGGTCTCGCAAAAGTCGATGTCGAAATCCGGCATCGACACGCGTTCGGGGTTGAGGAAGCGCTCGAACAGCAGGCCGAGGCGGATCGGATCGAGATCGGTGATGGTCAGCGCCCAGGCGACCACCGAGCCGGCCCCGGAGCCGCGGCCCGGGCCGACCGGAATGTCCTGGTCCTTGGCCCATTTGATGAAGTCGGCGACGATCAGGAAATAGGCCGCGAAGCCCATGTCGATGATGATCTCGGTCTCGAAGGCGAGCCGGTCGAAATAGGCCTTGCGGTCCTCATCCGAGAGATCGTCGTAGAGCGCGAGGCGCGCATCGAGGCCGGCCTTCGCGTCCGCCCGGAGCTGGCTTGCCTCGGCCTCCAGATCGCCGGCGATGGACGGGAGGATGGGCTTGCGCTTGGGCGCTCCGACCGCGCAGCGCCGCGCGATGACCGAGCTGTTGTCGATCGCCTCCGGAAGGTCGGCGAACAAGGCGCGCATGTCGGCGGCAGGCTTCATCCATGCCTCGGGCGAAGAGCGAACGCGGTCGTCGCGGTCGATCTGGCTCGACTGGGCGATGCACAGCATCGCGTCGTGGGCGCGATGGAAGTCGGCGTCGGCGTAAGACGCCGGATTGGTCGCCACCAGCGGAAGGTTCCGCGCATAAGCGAGCGCGATCAGCCCGGCCTCGGCGGCCTGCTCGACCGGATCGCCGCGCCGGCTGAGCTCGACGTAGAGCCGGCCGGGGAACAGGCGCTCCAGGCGGTTGGCCACGTCGTTGAACGGCTGCTCCTCGGCGATCAGCCGGGCGAGCGCGCCCTCCCCGCCCCCGGTCAGCGCGATCAGCCCCGCGGTGCGCCCTTCGAGCGCGTCGAACGTGACGTGGGCCTCCTCCTCGACCGGGCGGCCGAGATGCGCTTCGGAGACCAGCGCGCAAAGGTTGACGTAGCCCGTCTCGTCCTGCGCGTAGAGCGCGAGCCAGTCGATCAGCGGCGCCCGTCCCTCGGCGCCGGGCCGGGCGACCCCGAGCAAGGCGCCGACGATCGGCTGCACGCCCGCCTCGATGCAGGCATCGGTGAACGGCATGGCGGCGTAGAGCCCGTTGCGGTCGGTCAGCGCCACCGCGGGGAAATCGAGCCTTTTGGCCTGCCTGGCGATCGCCTTCGGCTCGATCGCGCCCTCGAGCATCGTGTAGCAGGAGAAGATTCGAAGCGGGACGTAGGGCGCGGCCGACATGAGGCGACTATGGTGCCTTCATCGGCGGCGCGAAAGCCTCCTGCGGCGATTCGCCCACAGGAATCCGGCTCACCCGGCCTGCCGCCCGATCCGCCCAAACAGCATGATCGAATCGAAGCTTCTATCTTTCGTTAAGGCAGAATCCGGAGCCGTTGGCAGCCGGGACGGAAAGCAGCGCGATAAATCAGGATAGCATTTGGCGAATTGAAAGATTGCGCCGAAATGGACACCTCAGACAGTTTGACTGTAGATTACCTAGCTATTTACTTCAGGAGATTCCAACCTGAATCGGACGATTCCAATCTAGACTCTAAAAATGTTCCGTGACTAGCTACACATGCGCTCCATCGACGCCGCCTGACTTCAGCGCGGCTCACGAAAGCGCCTGTTTGGCTATGCGGCGCCACTCGCGCCGCACTACTCATCGAACGGAGGTTTCCATGGCCAGCAAGCAACCCGGCGGACCCGGCGGCATACGGGGTGAAGTCGAAGGCCCGCTGTTCACGATCGATTTCGAGAAGCACGCCGTCGAGCGGCCGCGCGAGCTTCCGCGCGAACTGGCCGAAGCCGAGCTTTTCGACGAGAATTTCTTCTCGCTCCAGGCCGACACCAACGAGGCCGCGAAAGTCTCGATCGCATGCCAGCAGGTCCACCTCCTGAACCTGGTCAGCTGGCCCGAATTCAAGACGGTCTGGGGCAAGCGCTGCTACAAGGTCAAATGGTGGACGGTGTGCATCCCCTGGCCCTACATCTACAAGCGGGTCTGCACGCGCAGCTACTATCTGCAGATCTGTCATCCGACCATCGGCGAGATCATGGCCGCCATCCTCGACTGCCTCAAAAAGTCGCTCAGCGAGGCGCTCCTCGCCCTGCTGATCCAGAAGAAATTCGACGTGTTCCTGAACGTGCTCCGGATCGTGCTCGTCAACTGCCTGCAGCAGAAGGGCGTGAAGCTCCTCGAACAGCTGTCGGTCGGCATCAAGGAGCAGGTCAATTGCACCAACTGGCAGGAGGTTTGATCGCGAGACGGACCCGGACGGCATGGGCCGTCCGGACGTTTCTCACTCGATCACGCCCTCGTGCAGCCTCAGCACCCGGTCCATCTTCGCCGCTATGCGCTCGTTGTGGGTGGCGACGAGGGCGGCGCTGCCTTCCTCGCGGACGAGGCTGAGGAATTCGGCGAAGACGATGTCGGCGGTGGCTTCGTCGAGGTTGCCGGTGGGCTCGTCGGCGAGCACCAGAGCGGGCCGGTTGGCGAGCGCCCGGGCGACGGCGACTCGCTGCTGCTCGCCGCCCGAAAGCTTGCTCGGCGGATGGGTCAGCCGCTCGGAAAGGCCGAGCGCTCCGAGCAGCGAGCGGGCGCGCTCGCGGGCCGCGGCCGTCGTCGCGCCGTGGACGAGCTGCGGGATGACGACATTTTCCTCGGCGCTGAAATCGGGCAGCAGATGGTGGAACTGGTAGACGAAGCCGAGCGTGTCGCGGCGCACCCGGGTGCGGTTCGAATCGTCGAGCGCCGCGGCTTCCTCGCCGGCGATCCGGATCGAGCCCTCAAAGCCGCCCTCGAGCAACCCGACCGCCTGGAGCAAGGTCGACTTGCCCGAGCCGGAGGGGCCGAGAAGCGCCACGATCTCGCCGGCGCGCACCGTCAGGTCGATTCCGCGCAGCACCTGGATGGTGACGTCCCCCTGGACGAAGCTGCGCCTGAGTCCGGCGGTTTCGAGCACCTCACTCATAGCGAAGCACCTGAACCGGATCGGTCTTCGACGCGCGCCAGGCCGGAATGACGGTGGCGATGAAGCTCAGCACCAGCGCCATCAGGACGATCGCCATCACCTCTACGGGATCGGGCTTGGCCGGAAGCTCGGTGAGGAAGCGGACCGAGGGATCCCAAAGATTTTGGCCGGTGAGCCGCTGGAAGAAATCGACGACCGGCTGGCGGAAATAGAGGCCGAGCGTGCCGAGGACGAAGCCGGCGAGGATTCCGAGCACGCCGATCGTCAGGCCGACCGTCATGAAGATCCTCATCACGCCCGCGCGGGTGGCGCCCATCGTCCGAAGGATGGCGATGTCGCGATGCTTGGCGCGGACCAGCATGATCAGCGAGGAAAGGATGTTGAACGCGGCGACGAGGATGATGATCGAAAGGACCACGAACATCACCACCCGCTCGACCTGCAGCGCCTCGAACAGGGCCGAATTCATCGAGCGCCAGTCGCTGACGATCGCCCGGTTGGCGAGCTGCCCGGAAAGCGGCGCCAGGATGTCCTCGACCCGGTCGGCGTCGGCGGTGTCGACCTCGACCATGCCGATCGAATCGCCCATCAGAAGGAAGTTCTGCGCTTCCTCCAGCGGCATGATCACGAAGGCCTTGTCGAAATCGTAGAGGCCGACCTCGAAGATCGCGGTGACGTTGTAGTCGACGATCCGCGGCACGGTTCCGAAGGGGGTCGCCCGCCCCTGCGGCGAGATGATGGTGATCGAGCCGCCGACGCTGATGCCGAGCAATTGGGCGAGGCGCGAGCCGATCGCGACATTGTTGCTGCCGGGGCGAAGCGAGGCCATGGAACCGGCGATCACGTTCGCGTTGATCGCCCTGTTGGCGGCGATGTCCGGCGCCGGCATGCCACGCAGAAGGATCGCCTCGACCCGCCCTTCGTGCGTGGCCATCAACGGCTGCTCGATCAGCGCGTGGGCGGAGGTGACCCCCGGCGTGCGCCGCGCCGCATCGAGCACCGGGCGCCAATCGTCGAGCCGGCCGCCATAGCCCTGGATCACGGCATGGCCGTTCAGGCCCACCACCTTGTCGAACAGCTCGGCGCGAAAGCCGTTCATCACGCTCATGACGATGATCAAAGCGGCGACTCCGAGCATCACCGCGGCCAGGCTGATCCCGGCGACGAGGAAGATGAAGCCCTCGCCCTTGCCCGGCAGGAGATAGCGCCGGGCGATCATGCGCTCGTAGCGGGTGAGGATCATCGGAGCCGCTGTCCCCCGTTCGTCCCGAGCGAAGTCGAGGGACCCTTTCGAGCGGAGCGAGAACAGGCCTCGGCTTCGCTTCGTCCCTCGACTTCGCTCGGGAGGGTGTCTCGACTTCGCTCGACACGAACGGACGGAGTGGCGATCTTCACGCGGTCAGCCTCGCAAGCGCGCTTTCGATGCTCAGCTCCTCGCGTTCGCCGGTGGAGCGGCGCTTCAGCTCGACGACGCCCTTCTCCAGCCCCTTGGGGCCGACGATCAGCTGCCAGGGCAGGCCGATCAGGTCCATCGTCGCGAACTTGGCGCCGCCGCGCTCGTCGCGGTCGTCGTAAAGGGTGTCGACGCCGGCCTCTTGCAGCCGGCCGTAGATCTCGTCGGCGGCGCTGGTGACGCTGCCGTCGTCGGCGCGCATGTTGACGAGGCCGACGCGGAACGGCGCGACCGCCTCCGGCCAGACGATGCCGCCCTCATCGTGGCTCGCCTCGATGATCGCGCCCATCAGGCGCGACACGCCGATGCCGTAGCTGCCCATTTGCGGGTGAACCTGAGCGCCGTCCGCCGTCTGCACGCTGAGGCCCATGGACTCGCTGTATTTGGTGCCGAAGGCGAAGATGTGGCCGACCTCGATTCCGCGCCGCTGCCGCAGGCGATCGGCGGGCACGGGGCAGTCGGGAACCTTGGCGTGCTCCTCTTCCTCCATCGCGTAGAGGCCGGTGAGGCGGGCGATGGTCGCGGCATCGGCGCCGAGCAGGTCCTCCCGAGTGACCTCCTCGATCGCCGCGTCGTAGAAGATCGCGCTCTCGCCGGTCTCAGCGAGGATGTGGAATTCGTGGCTGAGATCGCCGCCGATCGGCCCGGTCGGGGCGCGCACCGGAACCGCCTGGAGGCCGAGCCGGGCGAAGGTGCGAAGGTAAGCGACGAACATCGCCTCGTAGCTCGCCTTCAAACCCGCCTCGTCGAGATCGAAGCTGTAGGCGTCCTTCATCAGGAACTCGCGGCCGCGCATGATCCCGAAGCGCGGGCGGATCTCGTCGCGGAACTTCCACTGGATGTGGTAGAGCGTGCGCGGAAGATCGCGGTAGCTCTTGACGCTGCCGAGGAAGATCTGGGTGATCATTTCCTCGTTGGTCGGCCCGTAGAGCATCTCGCTGCCCTTGCGGTCCGGGAAGCGAAGCATTTCGGGACCGTAGGCGTCGTAGCGGCCCGACTGGCGCCACAGCTCGGCCGACTGGATGGTCGGCATCAGCAGCTCGACCGCGCCGGCCTTGTCCTGCTCCTCGCGAACGACCTGCTCGATCCTCTTGAGCACCCGGTGGCCGAGCGGAAGCCAGGCGTAGATTCCGGCGGCGGTCTGGCGGATGAGGCCGGCGCGGAGCATCAGCTTGTGGCTGACGATCTGGGCGTCGGCGGGCGTCTCCTTGACGACGGGGAGGAAGTAACGGGACAGGCGCATGGCGACGCCTTACGGATGCCGCCAGCGCAACGCAACGCAAAGCCAGATCAGGACGAGCGCCTGATTAAGGCGCCTGTTGCGGATCGTTCGCAGCTTCTGTTGCGGGTCGGCAACAGTTTCGCCGCAAAGTCGCCACGATTGGCGATCGGGCGATGACAAGGCCGGTGGGCGGGCATAGGTACCGGGCCACGCAACCAAGGACTTAACGCCCTGGTTCGGGGAAGCTCCGGTCCCGTTTTCTCTGGCGAGGTGAGAAAGCGCGCGGGCCGGGGCATCACAAGGGGGTAGACGGCGCGAGCCGTCTCACGGGTGCCCGGTCCGCAAGGCCCGGGCACTTGTCGTTTGGGCCCCGTCTCCTCCCAGTCCGCCGTCCGAGCCGAGTGGTGCTCGCTCCGCGGCGATGATAGGTTCGGCTCCGGCAGCAAGGA
It encodes:
- a CDS encoding long-chain fatty acid--CoA ligase; the encoded protein is MLGGMQDFELRVPRLIDHAEREHGAREIVTGWADGRVERTSWAGIARDSRKLAQALEKMGLKRGDRVGTLAMNHHYHLIAWYGAIGMGGVIHTINPRLFDEQLVYIANHAEDKVLFYDKLFQPIVDRLKDQWTSIDHYVCFDDGAFQALLDAEDGDYSWVEGSEREPCMLCYTSGTTGNPKGVLYEHRSSVIHAMAEVAPSCFDLSPSTVALPIVPMFHAAAWGLPFSGAMAGIKMVYAAVNDPVLLCRLMNEEKVTHSAGVPTVWLSMFQHIDKTGEMPKHLRIVTIGGSAAPRSMVERLMKTGIRVGHAWGMTETSPIGTIGSPPANWEELSFDEQVDLVCKQGRVPFGVELRVVDDEEKEQPRDGQSSGRLQIRGPWVIRRYFQDQAGDCAGEGSWFDTGDVAVLHPCGTLQITDRSKDVIKSGGEWISSVELENAAVGCPGVAEAAAIGARHPKWDERPLLLVVRKEGSEVGADAILAHLGTRVAKWWLPDEILFVDSLPHTATGKLLKTALRDRYRDHLLQTA
- the dnaE gene encoding DNA polymerase III subunit alpha, whose product is MSAAPYVPLRIFSCYTMLEGAIEPKAIARQAKRLDFPAVALTDRNGLYAAMPFTDACIEAGVQPIVGALLGVARPGAEGRAPLIDWLALYAQDETGYVNLCALVSEAHLGRPVEEEAHVTFDALEGRTAGLIALTGGGEGALARLIAEEQPFNDVANRLERLFPGRLYVELSRRGDPVEQAAEAGLIALAYARNLPLVATNPASYADADFHRAHDAMLCIAQSSQIDRDDRVRSSPEAWMKPAADMRALFADLPEAIDNSSVIARRCAVGAPKRKPILPSIAGDLEAEASQLRADAKAGLDARLALYDDLSDEDRKAYFDRLAFETEIIIDMGFAAYFLIVADFIKWAKDQDIPVGPGRGSGAGSVVAWALTITDLDPIRLGLLFERFLNPERVSMPDFDIDFCETRRGEVIRYVQERYGSDKVAQIITFGKLKARAVLKDTGRVLQMPYGQVDRLAKLIPNHPTDPWTLERALNGVTELAAEYRNDAQVRRLFDLAMKLEGLPRHASTHAAGVVIGDRRLDALVPLYRDPRSDMPVTQFDMKYVEAAGLVKFDFLGLKTLSVLRKAVALLARRGVEVDLDRLMPWDDPDVYALLQKGDTVGVFQLESEGMRRTLAAVRPSNFGDIIALVSLYRPGPMDNIPMFGDRKNGRARIEYPHPLLEDVLKETYGIFVYQEQVMEAAKVLAGYSLGEADLLRRAMGKKIKSEMDAQRERFITGCAVNAIARPKANELFDLIDKFAGYGFNKSHAAAYALVAYQTAWLKAHYPVEFYAASMAFDIHLTDKLAIFVDDMRRRGDSILPPSINASEADFSVEPHGEGHAVRYALGALKGVGEKAMEVLVEERDRGGAFRTLDDFAARIDPRQLNRRQLESLAAAGAFDGIAERWAAFGAAETILSAASSAADARVSGQGGLFGEGAANVVPIRMPAAENWTLAQRMAAEKEAFGFYFSAHPVDNYRHLAAAHGARRFGDLSALAAPADGGRTGAVMAGMIEDVRWRTSAKGRRYMIATLSDSSGQFEATIFDDAVADQVAAFAKDGQCALLSVELDRRPGEETPRLAIRSLQGFEGLSRRTRLQLEVEVDDPAALGELAAIVLAERGGNGQLTCRAAWSGGEAEMVLGRDYKVDAELAARIERVGGIRAVRLSVAEAPRLALVS
- a CDS encoding ABC transporter ATP-binding protein → MSEVLETAGLRRSFVQGDVTIQVLRGIDLTVRAGEIVALLGPSGSGKSTLLQAVGLLEGGFEGSIRIAGEEAAALDDSNRTRVRRDTLGFVYQFHHLLPDFSAEENVVIPQLVHGATTAAARERARSLLGALGLSERLTHPPSKLSGGEQQRVAVARALANRPALVLADEPTGNLDEATADIVFAEFLSLVREEGSAALVATHNERIAAKMDRVLRLHEGVIE
- a CDS encoding lipoprotein-releasing ABC transporter permease subunit, with protein sequence MILTRYERMIARRYLLPGKGEGFIFLVAGISLAAVMLGVAALIIVMSVMNGFRAELFDKVVGLNGHAVIQGYGGRLDDWRPVLDAARRTPGVTSAHALIEQPLMATHEGRVEAILLRGMPAPDIAANRAINANVIAGSMASLRPGSNNVAIGSRLAQLLGISVGGSITIISPQGRATPFGTVPRIVDYNVTAIFEVGLYDFDKAFVIMPLEEAQNFLLMGDSIGMVEVDTADADRVEDILAPLSGQLANRAIVSDWRSMNSALFEALQVERVVMFVVLSIIILVAAFNILSSLIMLVRAKHRDIAILRTMGATRAGVMRIFMTVGLTIGVLGILAGFVLGTLGLYFRQPVVDFFQRLTGQNLWDPSVRFLTELPAKPDPVEVMAIVLMALVLSFIATVIPAWRASKTDPVQVLRYE
- a CDS encoding proline--tRNA ligase, translated to MRLSRYFLPVVKETPADAQIVSHKLMLRAGLIRQTAAGIYAWLPLGHRVLKRIEQVVREEQDKAGAVELLMPTIQSAELWRQSGRYDAYGPEMLRFPDRKGSEMLYGPTNEEMITQIFLGSVKSYRDLPRTLYHIQWKFRDEIRPRFGIMRGREFLMKDAYSFDLDEAGLKASYEAMFVAYLRTFARLGLQAVPVRAPTGPIGGDLSHEFHILAETGESAIFYDAAIEEVTREDLLGADAATIARLTGLYAMEEEEHAKVPDCPVPADRLRQRRGIEVGHIFAFGTKYSESMGLSVQTADGAQVHPQMGSYGIGVSRLMGAIIEASHDEGGIVWPEAVAPFRVGLVNMRADDGSVTSAADEIYGRLQEAGVDTLYDDRDERGGAKFATMDLIGLPWQLIVGPKGLEKGVVELKRRSTGEREELSIESALARLTA